ACGATCCGGCCGCCGGATCGCCGCGGCTGTTGCGCAGGATGTTCGCGTACAGGTTGTTGATCCGCAGGCGCGGCATGACTTCCGGATTGAGTTCCGCGAGCCAGCCCTGGCCGGCTTTCTTCACGATGATGTCGGGCACGACGTAGTCGGCCTCGGCCTTGCCGTAGGCGGCGCCGGGGAACGGCTCCAGCGAGCGGATCAGCGCATGCGCGTCGCGCAGCGCGTCGTCGCTCGCCTTCAGCTGCTTGCGCAGCCGCGTGAAGTCCCGCGCGGCGAGCAGTTCGAGATGCTGCGACACGATCTCGAGCGCGAGCGTGCGGGTGGGGGACGGATCGAGGCGCAGCAACTGCAGCTTCAGGCATTCGGATGCCGAGCGGGCCCCGACCCCGGCCGGATCGAAACTGTGCAGCAGCGCGAGCGCCGCGTTCATCTCGTCGCAGTCGATTTCCAGTTCCGACGGCAAATCGGCGAGCACTTCGTCGAGCGTGGCGGTCAGGTAGCCGTCGTCGTCGAGCGATTCGATCAGGAACATCACGAGCGCGCGATCGCGCGGGCTGGCCTGCGTGACGCGCAGTTGCGCGGACAGGTGGTCGCGCAGCGACGTCGCGGCTTCCTGCACCTGCAGCGGCGGGAGGTCGTCGTCGTCCGACGCGCCGCTCGAGCGGCCAAATTCGTCGAGATTCCACTGCGGGCCGTCGCCGGCGTCGCTCGATGCGTATCCGTCGTATTCGTCGGCGGCAGCCGGTTCGTCGCGCTCGGCGCGATCGCTCGACTGGCTGCTGCTGTTCCCGACGGACGATTCGGTGCTCTGTGCGGGAGGCGTCTGCGCGATCAGCGATCCGTCCGCCGCGACACGCAGCGGACTCGCGATCCATTCGTCGTCGTTCTCGAGCAGCGGATTCTGCGCGATGGCCATCGCGACTTCCTGCTGCAGTTCGAGCGTCGACAACTGCAGAAGCCGGATCGACTGCTGCAGTTGCGGCGTCAGCGCCAAGTGTTGCGACAGGCGGAGTTGAAGGCTGGCTTTCATGGCAGAGAGGGAGTCATACCGGCAGTTTGCCACGACCCAGGCGCCTTGAGCCATCCGCGATTACGCGCGGCGCGCCGCTCGGCCGCAGGCATGGCCGCAAAGCGGGGAGCGGCCCCGCGCGGCGACGCCGGGCGGGGTGCAGCCAGCCACGGGGGGGATTTACATGCGGAAGTGTTCGCCGAGGTACACGCGGCGCACGCTTTCGTTTTCGATGATGTCGCTCGGCGCGCCGGCGGCGAGCACCGAACCGTCGCTGATGATGTAAGCGTGGTCGCAGATGCCGAGCGTTTCGCGGACGTTGTGATCGGTAATCAGCACGCCGATGTTGCGCTGCTTCAGGAACCTGACGATCTTCTGGATCTCGAGCACCGCGATCGGGTCGACGCCGGCGAACGGCTCGTCGAGCAGGATGAAGTTCGGATTGGTCGCGAGCGCACGCGCAATCTCGACGCGACGGCGTTCGCCGCCCGACAGCGACAGCGCCGGGTTCTCGCGCAGGTGGCCGATCTGCAACTCGTCGAGCAGCGCCTCGGTGCGCGACGCGATCGCGTCCTTCGACAGCCGCTTGCCGTCTTCGCCGTGCTGCAGCTCGAGCACCGCGCGGATGTTCTCCTCGACGGTCAGCTTGCGGAACACCGACGCTTCCTGCGGCAGGTACGACAGGCCGAGCGATGCGCGCTTGTGGATCGGCAGCAGGCTGATCGAGCTGCCGTTCAGCGAGATCTCGCCCGCGTCGAGCGGCACCAGGCCGACGATCATGTAGAACGACGTGGTCTTGCCGGCGCCGTTCGGGCCGAGCAGGCCGACGACCTCGCCGCTCTTCACATCGAGCGACACGTCCTTGACGACCGTGCGCGAGCCATAGCGCTTCTTCAGGTTCCGGACGACGAGCGAACTCGTGGTGCCGGCCGGCTGGCGGTTCGGGAGCGCGTTCATTGGCCGGGCGCTCCCTGGATCGTGGTCGACGGCGACAGCTTCGCCGGCGCGCCGTTCAGCGGCCCGGGGCCGCCGTTCTTCGGCGACAGCATCGCGCGCACGCGGCCGTTCGGGTTGCCCGGCGCCGCAACGTCCTTGCCGCCCTTCGCGGTGTAGAAGTCGCGCTGGCCGTCGTACGTGATCACGCTGCCATGCACGGTGTCGGCGATCGTCGTCGTGCCCTGCAGGCGGCGCACGGTCGCGGCGGTCGTCAGCGTCGTCAGGTCCTGCTTGCCGTCGTAGTCGATGCGCTCGGCGTCGCCGTCGATGTACTCGTCGAGACCTTCGCGCTTCTGGCGGAACGTCGCGTGCTTCTTGCCGCTGCCGAACGACGTGGCGTACTGATAGCCTTCCGGATCCTGGCGCACTTCGACGCGATCGCCCTTGATGATGATCGTGCCCTTCGTGATCACGACGTTGCCGGTCGCGACCGTGACCTGCTTCAGGTCGTCATAGGTCAGGTTGTCCGCCTCGACGTTGATCGGCTTGTTCTGGTCAGCCTTCTCGGCATGGGCGAGCGGCGCCAGCCCGATGAGCGGGAGCGCCACGAGCGTCGCGGCGAGCGCGGCGCGGACGGCGCGCGCAGCGCCGCCGGAATTCTGTCGAGGGAACGGTTCGTTCATGCAGTCACGTGAGGGATGCGTCACCTGGATTGACCTTTCGAGCCGCCGGACGTATCCGCGGCGGCGATCGTGCCGCGCACGTTGCCGTAAAGCTCGATGACCCGGGTGACGTTGTTGTACTTCATGCCGTCGGTCGCGTTGACGAGCGACAGGCCGCGCTGAAGTTTAACCGGCTTTTCGGTCTGGATCACATCGTCATTGACGAAGATCCGGAAATGCTGGGAATCGGCCTGCATCTGCGGATCGCCGCCGCCGGCCACGCGCAGGATGCGCGCGTCGTCGTACAAATCGACGATCGACACGTCGCCATTGACGGTGCCGCGCTTCGCGGTGGTCGTCACGACCGGCTTGCCGGGCTGGAATGCGCGCATGGCCGGATCGGTCAGGTCGCTGGTTTCGGTGTCTTCGTAATGGATCAGCTTCGCGGCCGTCAGCCGGTACTGGGTCGAGCCGGACTGGTCGAGCTCGGTGACCGAGAAGTTGTCCGCGAAATAGTCGGGCGTATGGCGCTTCGGCTGCACGGTGCCCTCGCCGGGCGGCGGCAGCGTCGCCTGCAGCAGCCACCACGTGATGCCCGCGAGCGCGGCCACCGCGACGAGCGGCAGCAACTGGGTCCAGCGGAAATGCGTGTTCATCCGTCAGGCTCCGCAGGCGGCCGCGAGCAGCGCGTCGTAGCGGCGCTGCGCGCGCAGGATCGCGTCGCAGACTTCGCGCACCGCGCCCTGGCCGCCGCGGGCCTCGGCGACCCAGTGCGCGCGGGCGATCACCTCGGGGTGCGCATTGGCCGGCGCGGTCGCGAAGCCGCAGCGCAGCAGCACCGGCAGGTCGGGCCAGTCGTCGCCCATGTAGCCGCACGCGTCGGCGGTGATGCCGAGCGACGCGATCAGGTCGGCGAACACGGTGAGCTTGTTCTCGACGCCCTGGAACAGGTGCGCGATCTTCATTTCCTTCGCACGCGCCGCGACGATCTCCGAGCGGCGGCCGGTGATGATCGCGGTTGCGATGCCGGCTTCGCCAAGCAGCTTCACGCCGTGGCCGTCGAGCGAATTGAACGACTTCATCGCGTCGCCGGCCGCGGTAAACAGCAGGCCGCCGTCGGTCAGCACGCCGTCGACGTCGAAAATCATCAGCTTCACGCGGCTCGCGCGTTCGGCCGCAGTCAGCGCTGCGCTCATCAGATCACCTTCTTCGAAAACAGGTCGTGCATGTTCAGCGCGCCGATCAGCGCGCCGTCGGCATCGACGACCAGCATCTGGTTGATCCGGTGGCGCTCCATCAGTTCCACGGCCTCGACCGCGAGATGTTCGGGGCCGATCGTGCGCGGCTCGCGCGTCATCACTTCGACGATCGGCAAGGTGCGGAAATCGCCGTCGCGCGCCAGTACGCGACGCAGGTCGCCGTCCGTGAAGATGCCGGCGACATGGCCATTGGCGTCGACCACGGCCGTCATGCCCAAGCGCTTCGCGGTGATCTGGAACAGCGCGTCCGACAGCGTCGCGTCGAGCCCGACGCGCGGCACGTCGTCGCCCGAGCGCATCACGTCGCGCACATGGGTGAGCAGGCGCCGGCCGAGCGCGCCGCCCGGATGCGAGCGCGCGAAATCCTCGGAGCCGAAGCCGCGCGCGTCGAGCACCGCGACGGCGAGCGCATCGCCGAGCGCGAGCGCGGCGGTCGTGCTCGCGGTGGGCGCGAGGTTCAGCGGGCACGCTTCCTTCGAGACCGCGGCGTTCAGGTTCACGTCGGCGAGCGTGCCGAGGCTCGATTCCGCTCGGCCCGTGATCGCGATCAGCTTCGCGCCGATCCGCTTGACGAGCGGCAGGATCGCGACGAGTTCTTCCGACTCGCCTGAATAGGAGATGCCGATGAAGACGTCGTCCGACGTGACCATGCCGAGGTCGCCGTGGCTGGCCTCGGCCGGATGGACGAAGAAGGCCGGCGTGCCGGTGCTCGCCAGCGTTGCCGCGATCTTGCGGGCGATGTGCCCCGATTTGCCGATGCCGGACACCACGACGCGGCCGCGGCAGCCGAGCAGCAGCGCGACGGCCTGGACGAAGTCGCCGTCAAGCTGGTCGCGCAGCGCGCGTACGGCGTCCGCCTCGATGTCGAGCACGTCGCGGGCGAGCGCGAGCGCCCGATCATCATTGATTTTCGCTATCATGCGCGGAGTATAGCAAAGGCGTTTGTTCGCCGCGCCGCGCCTTCGGACTCGTCCGATGTCGCCAGCCCACCGCCACCACCCGCGCCCGCATTGCCGTGGCCCCGACGAACGAGGACGCTTTGCCCGTGATTTCCCCGCTCGAAATGACCCTGCTGCTGCTGCTGGCCTCGGTGGTGGGCGTCGTCGTATTTCGCTCGTTGAACCTGCCGCCGATGCTCGGCTACCTGACCGTCGGCATCCTGGTCGGCCCGCACGCGTTCGGCATCGCCGCGGACCTCGAACGGGCCGAGCACCTCGCGGAGTTCGGCGTGGTGTTCCTGATGTTCTCGATCGGCCTCGAATTCTCGCTCGCGAAGCTGAGGGCGATGCAGCGGCTCGTGTTCGGGCTCGGGCTGCTGCAGGTCGTCGCGACCCTCGTGCTCGCGGTCGTGCTCGGCGCGCTGTTCGAGCACTGGGTGCACATCACGTGGCAGGGCAGCGTCGCGCTCGGCGGCGCGCTCGCGATGTCGTCGACGGCGATCGTGTCGAAGATGCTCGCCGAGCGGCTCGAGATCGAGACCGCGCACGGCCGCAACATCTTCGGCGTGCTGCTGTTCCAGGATCTCGCGGTGGTGCCGCTGCTGATCGTGATCGCCGCGTTCGGCGCCGAGTCGTCGAAGGATCTCGCGCTCACGCTCGGCTTCGCGGCGGTGAAGATCGTGATCGCGCTCGCGCTGCTGCTGATCGTCGGCCAGCGCTTCATGACGCGCTGGCTCAACGTCGTCGCGCGTCGTCGCTCGCAGGAACTGTTCGTGCTGAACCTGCTGCTCGTCACGCTCGGCGCCGCGTTCATCACCGACCGCTTCGGCCTGTCGCTCGCGCTCGGCGCGTTCATCGCGGGGATGCTGATCTCCGAGACGCCGTTCCGCCATCAGGTGGAAGAGGACATCAAGCCGTTCCGCGACGTGCTGCTCGGCCTGTTCTTCGTGACGACCGGGATGCTGCTCGATCCGCGCGTGATCTGGGAGCACCCGCTCCTCGTGCTCGGCTTCTTCGTCGGGCAGATCCTGTTCAAGGCGACCATGATCGCGGGGCTCGCGCGCCTGTTCGGCGCGACGCCGGGCGTCGCGATGCGCACCGGCATCGGTCTCGCGCAAGCCGGCGAATTCGGCTTCGTGCTGCTGAACCTGATCCTCGACCGGCATCTCGTCGATTCGACGCTGCTGCAGGCGATCCTCGCATCGATGCTGCTGTCGATGCTGGCCGCGCCGTTCCTGATCCAGAATGCCGACCGGATCGTGATGCGGCTGTCGTCGACCGAATGGATGCAGCAGTCGCTGCAGATGACGCGGATCGCGACGCAAAGCCTCAAGCAGCGCGGCCACGTGATCATCTGCGGCTACGGCCGCGCGGGCCAGAACCTGGCGCGGATGCTCGAGCAGGAAGGCATTTCGTACGTCGCGCTCGACCTCGATCCCGATCGCGTGAGCGCGGCCGCGACGGCCGGCGAATCGGTCGTGTTCGGCGACGCGGCGCGCCGCGAGTCGCTGCTCGCGGCCGGTATCCATCGCGCGGCGGCGGTCGCGATCACGTATGCGAACACGCCGTCCGCGCTGCGCGTGCTGCACCATGTGCACGAACTCGAGCCGACGCTGCCGGCGATCGTGCGCACGGTCGATGACGCCGATCTCGAGAAACTGCTCGCGGCCGGCGCGACCGAGGTGATTCCGGAGATCGTCGAGGGCAGCCTGATGCTCGCGTCGCACACGCTGGTGCTGGTCGGCGTGCCGATGCGCAAGGTCGTGCGGCGCGTCGAGGAGATGCGCGACGAGCGCTACAGCCTGCTGCGCGGCTATTTCCACGGCGCGGACGACGCGGACGACGACGCGCGCGAGCAGGTGCGGCTACAATCGGTGCCGGTCGATACGCGCGCGGACGCGGTCGGGCGCTCGCTGGAAGAGCTCGGGCTGTATGCGCTCGGGCTGGAAGTCACGGCGATCCGCCGGCACGGGATCCGCGGCGTCGAACCCGATCCGCAGACCAAGCTGCGCGCCAGCGACATCGTCGTGCTGCGCGGGCTGCCCGAGGCGCTTGCACTCGCGGAGGAGCGGCTGTCGCGCCATCGGCGCGAGCCGCCGACCGCGGTCGCCTGAGTCGCGATTCGATAACCTGACCCGTATTTATTCAAAACGGTGCCCGATCTTCGCGCACCGTTTTTTTCGGAGAGTTTCATGCCGCATTCGTCGTCGGGCGCACCGCTCGATCCGGTCGCCTTCATTCACAGCCAGATCCGCACGGTCCCCGACTGGCCCCAGCCGGGCGTGATGTTCCGCGACATAACGACGCTGCTGCAGAGCCCGAAGGCGCTGCGCATCCTCGTCGACCTGTTCGTCGAACGCTATGTCGATGCGAAGCTCGACTACGTCGCGGGGCTCGATGCGCGCGGCTTCATCATCGCGCCGATCGTCGCGTACGAGCTGAGCGTCGGCTTCGTGCCGATCCGCAAGGTCGGCAAGCTGCCGTACAAGACGTGCTCGGAATCGTACGACCTCGAATACGGCAGTGCGACGGTCGAAATCCATGAAGACGCGTGCCGCCCCGGCGATCGCGTGATCATCATGGACGACCTGATTGCGACCGGCGGCACGATGATGGCGGGGCGCAACCTGCTGCAGCGGCTCGGCGCGGTCGTGGTCGAAGGCGCGGCGATCATCGACCTGCCCGATCTCGGCGGCTCGACGCTGCTGCGCAACGCGGGGCTGCCCGTCTACACCGTCACCGAATTCGCCGGCCACTGAACCCCTGAACGCCGGCCCACGCCGCGAGGTCACGATGCCCAACTTCATGCTGTTTCTCGCCACGTCGATCGCGATCACGTTCGCGCCGGGTCCCGACAACCTGCAGGTGCTCGCGCGCGGCATCTCGCAGGGCCGCGCGGCCGGCTTCGTCGCGGCGCTCGGCTTCACGGCCGGGATCCTGTTCCATACGACGCTCGCGGCGCTCGGCGTCGCGGCCGTGCTGCGTTCGTCGCCGGTCGCGTTCCAGGCACTGAAGCTCGCGGGCGCCGCGTACCTCGTGTGGATCGGCATCAAGGCGCTGCGCAGCCAGGGCCTCGCGAATGCGCATCAGCGTCCGCCGCAGCCGCTGCGCGCGATCTTCCGGCAGAGCGTGATCGGCAACCTGATGAACCCGAAGGTCACGCTGTTCTTCGTCGTGTTCCTGCCGCAGTTCGTCGATCCGCACGGCGTGCAGAGCGTGACGCTGCAGATGTTCGAGCTCGGCGCGCTGTTCATGCTGCAGACGGCCGCGATCTTCTCGCTGTTCGGCGTCGGCGCGGGCGCGATCGGCACATGGCTGAAGCGCCGCCCGAAGGCCGGCGTGTGGCTCGACCGGATTGCCGGCGCGACCTTCATCGCGATCGGCATTCGCGTCGCGCTGAAGGACTGAGCCCGATGACGTTTCCGTGCATTGCGGCCGCACGCCGCTTCGATCCGGCCGCGCACCTGCGCTTCGAGATCGCCGGCGAGCAGGTCGGCTGGGTGCGCCGCCAGGACGTCGCGAAGCTTGCCCGCTGGCCCGACGTGTTCGAGCTGACGGACGCGCGCGTCGTGCTGTCGGCGCGTTACGACTCGGTCGACGCGCGCAGCATGGCGCTCGCGAGCGCGATCGGCGCGCTCGCGGCGGAAGGTGCGATTCCCGGCTGGCGCGACGAGATCTATGCGGTCCGCAACCGCTTCGACGATCCGCCGCTCGCGTATATCGAGCGCGCGGCGTCGCGCTTTTTCGGCACGCAGACCTATGCGGTGCACCTGAACGGCATCGTAGAATATGCGGCTGCGCCGGGTTCGCCGGCCGTGCCGCAGATGTGGCTCGGCCGCCGCAGCGAGACCAAGGCCACCGACCCCGGCATGCTCGACAACGTCGTCGCGGGCGGTATCGGCTGGGGGCTGGGTGTTCACGAGACGCTCACGAAGGAATGCTGGGAAGAGGCCGGCATGCCGGCCGAACTCGCGTCGCGCGCGATCGCGGGCCGCGCAGTGCAGGTGCTGTGCTCGCTGCCCGAAGGCACTCAGTCCGAGCTGATCTTCGTGTACGACCTGCCGCTGCCGCGCGACTTCGCGCCGCACAACCAGGACGGCGAAGTGGCCGAGCACCTGCTGGCCGGCGTGCCCGAGGTGATCGGCTGGCTGCGCGAGGGCCGCGCGACGATGGATGCGAGCCTCGCGATGCTCGACACGCTGCTGCGCCACCGCTGGCTCGCGGCGGCCGACGCGGCGGGCATCGACGCGCTGTTCGCGCCGGCCGCGTAATGCGCGCGCCGGTCCCGGCGCGGTCGAGGTCGCACGAACGGCCCATTTGACGAATACGGAAACCAAGGGAGTAGCGGTCATGTCGACCGATCACAGCTTTATCTTGAAACTGTCGTGCCCCGACCGGCACGGCATCGTCCACGCGGTCTCGGGCTTCCTGTTCGAGCGCAGCAACAACATCCTCGACTCGGCGCAGTTCGGCGACAGCCGCACCGGCGAGTTCTTCATGCGCGTGCACTTCGAGCAGGATGCCGACGGCGCGGATGCCGCGTCTGCGCTCGACACGCTTCGCAACGAATTCGCGCCGCTCGCCGAGCAGTTCGCGATGCGCTGGGAACTGCACGACGCGGCCGTGAAGCCGCGTGTCGTGATCATGGTGTCGAAGATCGGCCATTGCCTGAACGACCTGCTGTTCCGCTATCGCACCGGCCAGCTGCCGATCGAGATCCCGGCGATCGTGTCGAACCACAAGGAGTTCTACCAGCTCGCCGCGAGCTACAACATCCCGTTCCATCACTTCCCGCTGATCGGCGGTTCGTCCGATGCGGCGAAGGCCGCGCAGGAAGCGCGCGTGCTGGAGGTGATCGACGAACACCAGGCCGATCTCGTCGTGCTCGCGCGCTACATGCAGATCCTGTCGCCGAACATGTGCCAGCAGCTCGCCGGTCGCGCGATCAACATCCACCATTCGTTCCTGCCGAGCTTCAAGGGCGCGAAGCCGTACTACCAGGCGTTCGACCGCGGCGTGAAGCTGATCGGCGCGACCGCGCACTACGTGACGACCGATCTCGACGAAGGCCCGATCATCGAGCAGGAAGTCGAGCGCGTCGACCACAGCATGACGCCCGACCAGCTCACCGCGATCGGTCGCGACGTCGAGTGCGTGACGCTCGCGCGTGCGGTGAAGTGGCACGTCGAGCACCGGATCGTGCTGAACGGGACGAAGACGGTCGTGTTCCGCTGATCGGCGGTTCGCGCCTGCCGGCGGTCGGCCGCCGGCCCGCCAATGAAAACGCCGCGCCCTTCACGGGGCGCGGCGTTTTTTCATCGCGTGACGGGCAGGGCGTCAGATCAGGCGCAGCATGTACAGCTCGCGCTTCAGGTACGCATAGAAGATCGGCGCGGCGATCACGCCCGGCAGCCCGAACGCGGCTTCCATGATCAGCATCGCGAGCAGCAGCTCCCACGCGCGCGACTCGATCTGGCCGCCGATGATCTTCGCGTTCAGGAAGTATTCGAGCTTGTGGATCACGACGAGGAACGCGAGCGACGCGATCGCGGTGCCCATGCTGACCGACAGCGACACCGCGACGATCAGCGTGTTCGAGATCAGGTTGCCGATTACCGGCAGCAGCCCGACGATGAACGTGACGAGCACCAGCGTTTTCGACAGCGGCAGCCGCTGGTGGAAGATCGGCAGCGCGACGAGCAGGTAGATGCCGGTGAAGGCCGCGTTGATCGCCGAGATCTTGATCTGTGCGAACACGATCCGGCGGAACGATTCGGCGAAGCGCGACACGCGCGTGACGAGCGCGGTCGACAGCGGCCGGCGCACCTTGCCGTGCTCGACCCCGATCGCGATCATCGCGCCGATGATCATCCCGAACAGCACGTGGCCGAAGCCGCGCGCGACGCTCTTGCCGCCTTGCTGGAGCTGGTCCATGTGCGAGTGCATCAGCAGCGCCGCCTTGGTCTTCATCTGTTCGACGTCGACGGGCAGCAGGTTCGCGATCCAGGCCGGCGTGCGTGCGCGCGTTTGCTCGACGATCTGCATCAGCTGGTCGAGCAGGCTCTGCAGGTTCGGCACCGTGCGCTCGAAGTGCTCGATGATGCCGATCGTCAGGCCGGTGAGCCCGCCGACGATCGCGATCGACAGCAGCACGACGGCGACCCAGCGCGCGCGCATGCTGGTCGTGTGGCGCTCGATCACGGGGGCGATCGTATGGATCAGCTGATAGACCAACAGGCCGGCCAGCAGCCCGCCCAGCAGCTTGAGTTCGATGACGAGCACCATCGCGACGAGGGCGAACAGGTAGCTGCCGGTCTCGATCGCCGACAGCTTCGGCAGGCTGAAGTCGCTCGTCAGCTGCACGCTGCGCAGGTGCGGCTCGCGGTTCTGCGCGTCGCGCGACTCTTGTTGCTTCTCCATCGTGGATTCCTGTCGTTCGTGTGTCGCGCCGCGCGGTGGGCGGCAGGACGGCGGTCGCCGCGGCGCCGCGCCGGATTGGTGCGGATGGCGAACCTTACGACCGTAAAGTATAGCTGCCATTATGGGCCGCAACGGGGCAGTTTGGCTCGTGGTGTAAACGCAGAGGGAAAAACCGCGGAAGGGAAAACGAGGAGGCGGGCGCCGCCGCGGGCGCCCGGCACGCGCGGCCGGGCGGCCGCGCGCGGGAACGGTGGCCGTCAGCCGGCCGCCACCTTGCGGGTCGGGCGCTTGAGCAGCGGCGCGAGGTACTTGCCGGTGAAGCTCGCCTTGGTCTTCGCGACCTGCTCGGGCGTGCCCTGCGCGATGATCTGGCCGCCGCCGGCGCCGCCTTCGGGGCCGAGGTCGATCACCCAGTCGGCCGTCTTGATCACGTCGAGGTTGTGCTCGATGATCACGACCGTGTTGCCCTGGTCGCGCAACCGGTGGATCACCTCCAGCAGCAGTGCGATGTCGTGGAAGTGCAGGCCGGTGGTCGGCTCGTCGAGGATGTACAGCGTGCGGCCGGTGTCGCGCTTCGACAGCTCCAACGACAGCTTCACGCGCTGCGCCTCGCCGCCCGACAGCGTCGTGGCCGACTGGCCGAGGCGGATGTAGCCAAGGCCGACGTCGAGCAGCGTCTTCAGCTTGCGGGCGATGACCGGCACCGCGCTGAAGAATTCGTACGCGTGTTCGACCGTCATGTCGAGCACTTCGCTGATGTTCTTGCCCTTGTACTGCACCTCGAGCGTTTCGCGGTTGTAGCGCTTGCCGTGGCACACGTCGCACGGCACGTAGACGTCCGGCAGGAAGTGCATCTCGACCTTCAGCACGCCGTCGCCCTGGCACGACTCGCAGCGGCCGCCCTTCACGTTGAACGAGAAGCGGCCCGGATCGTAGCCGCGCTCCTTCGCGGTCGGCACGCCCGAGAACAGTTCG
This window of the Burkholderia cepacia GG4 genome carries:
- the lptB gene encoding LPS export ABC transporter ATP-binding protein, whose protein sequence is MNALPNRQPAGTTSSLVVRNLKKRYGSRTVVKDVSLDVKSGEVVGLLGPNGAGKTTSFYMIVGLVPLDAGEISLNGSSISLLPIHKRASLGLSYLPQEASVFRKLTVEENIRAVLELQHGEDGKRLSKDAIASRTEALLDELQIGHLRENPALSLSGGERRRVEIARALATNPNFILLDEPFAGVDPIAVLEIQKIVRFLKQRNIGVLITDHNVRETLGICDHAYIISDGSVLAAGAPSDIIENESVRRVYLGEHFRM
- the kdsD gene encoding arabinose 5-phosphate isomerase KdsD, which translates into the protein MIAKINDDRALALARDVLDIEADAVRALRDQLDGDFVQAVALLLGCRGRVVVSGIGKSGHIARKIAATLASTGTPAFFVHPAEASHGDLGMVTSDDVFIGISYSGESEELVAILPLVKRIGAKLIAITGRAESSLGTLADVNLNAAVSKEACPLNLAPTASTTAALALGDALAVAVLDARGFGSEDFARSHPGGALGRRLLTHVRDVMRSGDDVPRVGLDATLSDALFQITAKRLGMTAVVDANGHVAGIFTDGDLRRVLARDGDFRTLPIVEVMTREPRTIGPEHLAVEAVELMERHRINQMLVVDADGALIGALNMHDLFSKKVI
- the lptA gene encoding lipopolysaccharide transport periplasmic protein LptA — protein: MNEPFPRQNSGGAARAVRAALAATLVALPLIGLAPLAHAEKADQNKPINVEADNLTYDDLKQVTVATGNVVITKGTIIIKGDRVEVRQDPEGYQYATSFGSGKKHATFRQKREGLDEYIDGDAERIDYDGKQDLTTLTTAATVRRLQGTTTIADTVHGSVITYDGQRDFYTAKGGKDVAAPGNPNGRVRAMLSPKNGGPGPLNGAPAKLSPSTTIQGAPGQ
- a CDS encoding RNA polymerase factor sigma-54 encodes the protein MKASLQLRLSQHLALTPQLQQSIRLLQLSTLELQQEVAMAIAQNPLLENDDEWIASPLRVAADGSLIAQTPPAQSTESSVGNSSSQSSDRAERDEPAAADEYDGYASSDAGDGPQWNLDEFGRSSGASDDDDLPPLQVQEAATSLRDHLSAQLRVTQASPRDRALVMFLIESLDDDGYLTATLDEVLADLPSELEIDCDEMNAALALLHSFDPAGVGARSASECLKLQLLRLDPSPTRTLALEIVSQHLELLAARDFTRLRKQLKASDDALRDAHALIRSLEPFPGAAYGKAEADYVVPDIIVKKAGQGWLAELNPEVMPRLRINNLYANILRNSRGDPAAGSLKQQLQEARWLIKNIQQRFDTILRVAQAIVERQKNFFAHGEIAMRPLVLREIADTLGLHESTVSRVTTGKYMLTPFGTLEFKYFFGSHVSTDTGGAASSTAIRALIKQLIGAEDPKSPLSDSRIAELLAEQGFVVARRTVAKYREALKIPAVNLRKSL
- a CDS encoding NUDIX hydrolase, producing MTFPCIAAARRFDPAAHLRFEIAGEQVGWVRRQDVAKLARWPDVFELTDARVVLSARYDSVDARSMALASAIGALAAEGAIPGWRDEIYAVRNRFDDPPLAYIERAASRFFGTQTYAVHLNGIVEYAAAPGSPAVPQMWLGRRSETKATDPGMLDNVVAGGIGWGLGVHETLTKECWEEAGMPAELASRAIAGRAVQVLCSLPEGTQSELIFVYDLPLPRDFAPHNQDGEVAEHLLAGVPEVIGWLREGRATMDASLAMLDTLLRHRWLAAADAAGIDALFAPAA
- the lptC gene encoding LPS export ABC transporter periplasmic protein LptC, with the protein product MNTHFRWTQLLPLVAVAALAGITWWLLQATLPPPGEGTVQPKRHTPDYFADNFSVTELDQSGSTQYRLTAAKLIHYEDTETSDLTDPAMRAFQPGKPVVTTTAKRGTVNGDVSIVDLYDDARILRVAGGGDPQMQADSQHFRIFVNDDVIQTEKPVKLQRGLSLVNATDGMKYNNVTRVIELYGNVRGTIAAADTSGGSKGQSR
- a CDS encoding adenine phosphoribosyltransferase, translated to MPHSSSGAPLDPVAFIHSQIRTVPDWPQPGVMFRDITTLLQSPKALRILVDLFVERYVDAKLDYVAGLDARGFIIAPIVAYELSVGFVPIRKVGKLPYKTCSESYDLEYGSATVEIHEDACRPGDRVIIMDDLIATGGTMMAGRNLLQRLGAVVVEGAAIIDLPDLGGSTLLRNAGLPVYTVTEFAGH
- a CDS encoding monovalent cation:proton antiporter family protein; its protein translation is MISPLEMTLLLLLASVVGVVVFRSLNLPPMLGYLTVGILVGPHAFGIAADLERAEHLAEFGVVFLMFSIGLEFSLAKLRAMQRLVFGLGLLQVVATLVLAVVLGALFEHWVHITWQGSVALGGALAMSSTAIVSKMLAERLEIETAHGRNIFGVLLFQDLAVVPLLIVIAAFGAESSKDLALTLGFAAVKIVIALALLLIVGQRFMTRWLNVVARRRSQELFVLNLLLVTLGAAFITDRFGLSLALGAFIAGMLISETPFRHQVEEDIKPFRDVLLGLFFVTTGMLLDPRVIWEHPLLVLGFFVGQILFKATMIAGLARLFGATPGVAMRTGIGLAQAGEFGFVLLNLILDRHLVDSTLLQAILASMLLSMLAAPFLIQNADRIVMRLSSTEWMQQSLQMTRIATQSLKQRGHVIICGYGRAGQNLARMLEQEGISYVALDLDPDRVSAAATAGESVVFGDAARRESLLAAGIHRAAAVAITYANTPSALRVLHHVHELEPTLPAIVRTVDDADLEKLLAAGATEVIPEIVEGSLMLASHTLVLVGVPMRKVVRRVEEMRDERYSLLRGYFHGADDADDDAREQVRLQSVPVDTRADAVGRSLEELGLYALGLEVTAIRRHGIRGVEPDPQTKLRASDIVVLRGLPEALALAEERLSRHRREPPTAVA
- a CDS encoding KdsC family phosphatase, which codes for MSAALTAAERASRVKLMIFDVDGVLTDGGLLFTAAGDAMKSFNSLDGHGVKLLGEAGIATAIITGRRSEIVAARAKEMKIAHLFQGVENKLTVFADLIASLGITADACGYMGDDWPDLPVLLRCGFATAPANAHPEVIARAHWVAEARGGQGAVREVCDAILRAQRRYDALLAAACGA
- a CDS encoding LysE family translocator, with amino-acid sequence MPNFMLFLATSIAITFAPGPDNLQVLARGISQGRAAGFVAALGFTAGILFHTTLAALGVAAVLRSSPVAFQALKLAGAAYLVWIGIKALRSQGLANAHQRPPQPLRAIFRQSVIGNLMNPKVTLFFVVFLPQFVDPHGVQSVTLQMFELGALFMLQTAAIFSLFGVGAGAIGTWLKRRPKAGVWLDRIAGATFIAIGIRVALKD